Genomic DNA from Sulfurirhabdus autotrophica:
TAAAATTTGGCGACTCAGCTCGCCACAAGATGGTTGCTGGTGTAAACGTACTGGCCGATGCCGTTAAAGTTACCCTGGGCCCTAAAGGCCGTAACGTGGTTCTGGATCGTGCCTTTGGCGCGCCAACCATCACCAAGGACGGTGTATCTGTTGCGAAAGAAATCGAACTGAAAGACAAGTTTGAAAACATGGGCGCGCAAATGGTTAAGGAAGTGGCAAGCAAGACTTCCGACGTAGCTGGTGACGGTACCACTACTGCTACCGTTCTGGCTCAGGCCATTCTAAAGGAAGGCATGAAGTATGTTGCCGCCGGTATGAACCCTATGGACCTGAAGCGCGGTATCGACAAAGCAGTTCTTGCAACAGTTGAAGAACTGAAAAAGATTTCCAAGCCTTGCACCACCACCAAAGAAATCGCACAAGTAGGTAGCATTTCTGCCAACTCCGATTCCAATATTGGTGACATCATCGCTCAAGCCATGGACAAAGTAGGTAAAGAAGGCGTGATTACCGTTGAAGATGGTTCAGGTCTGGAAAACGAACTGGATGTAGTTGAAGGTATGCAGTTTGACCGCGGTTACCTCTCTCCTTACTTCATCAACAGCCCGGAAAAACAAATCGCTGCGCTGGAAACCCCTTACGTGCTATTGCATGACAAGAAAATTTCCAACATCCGTGATTTGCTTCCCGTACTGGAACAAGTTGCTAAAGCTGGCAAACCACTGCTGATTATTGCTGAAGATGTAGACGGCGAAGCATTGGCTACTCTGGTTGTGAACAACATCCGCGGGATTCTGAAGACCACCGCTGTTAAAGCACCTGGTTTCGGTGATCGTCGTAAAGCCATGCTGGAAGACATCGCTATTCTGACCGGCGGAACAGTGATCGCTGAAGAAGTAGGTCTGACTCTGGAAAAAGTTACACTGGAAGATCTGGGTCAAGCCAAGCGTATTGAAGTAGGCAAGGAAAACACCATCATTATCGACGGTGCTGGCGATACCAAAGCAATTGAAAACCGCGTTGCTCAAATTCGCAAGCAAATCGTGGATGCTACCAGTGACTACGACCGTGAAAAACTGCAAGAACGCGTAGCCAAGCTGGCTGGCGGTGTTGCACTGATCAAGGTTGGCGCTGCAACCGAAATGGAAATGAAAGAGAAGAAAGCCCGCGTTGAAGACGCCTTGCACGCTACCCGCGCTGCAGTGGAAGAAGGGATTGTTCCTGGTGGTGGTGTAGCGCTGTTGCGGGCTTGTGCTGCAGTTGCGAAAACCAAAGGTGACAACCACGATCAAGATGCTGGTATCAAGATTGTTCTACGTGCAATGCAAGAGCCTCTGCGTCAAATCGTCATCAACTGCGGTGACGAAGCTTCTGTAGTCGTAAACAAAGTACTGGAAGGCAAAGGTAACTACGGTTACAACGCTGCCACCAGCGAATACGGCGACATGGTAGAAATGGGCGTTCTGGATCCAACCAAAGTAACTCGCTATGCGTTGCAGAACGCGGCTTCTGTTTCAGGCCTGATGCTGACTACTGATTGCATGGTAGCCGAAATGGCTGATGACAAATCTGCCGGCGGTATGGGCGGCGGTAT
This window encodes:
- the groL gene encoding chaperonin GroEL (60 kDa chaperone family; promotes refolding of misfolded polypeptides especially under stressful conditions; forms two stacked rings of heptamers to form a barrel-shaped 14mer; ends can be capped by GroES; misfolded proteins enter the barrel where they are refolded when GroES binds); the protein is MPAKDVKFGDSARHKMVAGVNVLADAVKVTLGPKGRNVVLDRAFGAPTITKDGVSVAKEIELKDKFENMGAQMVKEVASKTSDVAGDGTTTATVLAQAILKEGMKYVAAGMNPMDLKRGIDKAVLATVEELKKISKPCTTTKEIAQVGSISANSDSNIGDIIAQAMDKVGKEGVITVEDGSGLENELDVVEGMQFDRGYLSPYFINSPEKQIAALETPYVLLHDKKISNIRDLLPVLEQVAKAGKPLLIIAEDVDGEALATLVVNNIRGILKTTAVKAPGFGDRRKAMLEDIAILTGGTVIAEEVGLTLEKVTLEDLGQAKRIEVGKENTIIIDGAGDTKAIENRVAQIRKQIVDATSDYDREKLQERVAKLAGGVALIKVGAATEMEMKEKKARVEDALHATRAAVEEGIVPGGGVALLRACAAVAKTKGDNHDQDAGIKIVLRAMQEPLRQIVINCGDEASVVVNKVLEGKGNYGYNAATSEYGDMVEMGVLDPTKVTRYALQNAASVSGLMLTTDCMVAEMADDKSAGGMGGGMGDMGGMGGMGGMM